GGAGATAGGGCGGCACGACGAGAGGAAGCAGGAGGAGTTCGCGCGTGCGCACAAGGAAGTCCCGGCGGGACAGGAGCGTCCAGGCGAGTCCGCCGCCGGAAAGGACCGCGAGCGTGGCCGAACCGAACGCGATTCCGGCCGACCGTGCGGCAAGCGGCCACAGCCGTTCCCATGACGGTGGACAGGCCGTCGCGCCGATTCCGGCCGGCTCCCGCAGAACGGAGGCCAGCGCCATGAACGTCAGGGGAGCGAGAATCACCAGCCCGGCAAAGACGACGGCCGCCGCAACGGCGCGTTTCGTGCGCGCCGCGGCCGGCCACCAGTCGTTCATGATCGGGCTCAGCGCATGAAGCGGTCGCGCAGCAGCGCCGTCGCCGAAGGAATAGCTTCCGCTATAGACGCCAGGCCGACCGGCAGGGGGCGGAGCGAACCGAGCGCCGGCAGGCCCGCCGGAACGGGGCCGCCCGGGCGGGCGGAGATCTGCTGCGACTCTCCGGCCGCAAGCATCGCCTCGACCTCGACCGAGGCGAGATAATCGGCCAGCTTCGCGGCTTCGCTGGCATGCGGGGCGCCCGCGATCACGGCGACCGTGTTTGGAATGAGCAGGGTGCCCGAGCCGCCCGGCTCCTGGTCGGGAACGATCATGCGCACCGGGTCGCCGCGGGCGACCGAGACGAGGGCGTCGTCGGTGTCGGTCAGGCCGACGAGGCAGGCCCCGGCCGCTACGCGATCGCGCACGACGGCGTTCCCGTCGACGATCGCCGCCCCGTTCCGCTTCAGTCCCTCAAAGAACTCGAGCATGCCGGTTTCGCCGCTCATGGCAAGCATGGCCGCGGCATGGGTGTTCGTCGTTCCGAAGAGAGGAAGGCCGACGGCCACCTCGCCGGGCTTCCAGGCCGGGGAGAGCAGGTCGGCCAGCCTGGCCGGCATCGATGCGGCGGCGAGTTTCGCCGTGTTCGCGATCAGCACGCGGGCGCGCAGACCGAACCCCACCCACCGTCCCTCGGGATCGCGAAGCTCGGGCGGCAGATCGCCGGCCGTCGGCCAGTCGCGGGCCGCGAACATGCCCTCGTCGGAAAGCCGCACGGTATGCGCGAACTCCGAACTCCAGAACACGTCGCACTGGGGGC
This genomic stretch from Candidatus Ozemobacteraceae bacterium harbors:
- a CDS encoding extracellular solute-binding protein, whose product is MARHMFFVVCVALTLALFVTACGPEAPVVTAYVTVDQPFAEPVLASFTARTGIRVKPVFDTEAAKTVGLANRLRAERARPQCDVFWSSEFAHTVRLSDEGMFAARDWPTAGDLPPELRDPEGRWVGFGLRARVLIANTAKLAAASMPARLADLLSPAWKPGEVAVGLPLFGTTNTHAAAMLAMSGETGMLEFFEGLKRNGAAIVDGNAVVRDRVAAGACLVGLTDTDDALVSVARGDPVRMIVPDQEPGGSGTLLIPNTVAVIAGAPHASEAAKLADYLASVEVEAMLAAGESQQISARPGGPVPAGLPALGSLRPLPVGLASIAEAIPSATALLRDRFMR